attatttctaattctaaattatctcaattattaaatgatttgaaaaatttatccAAATTTTCTATTAATGATCGAGcattaattattgaaaatttagaaaaagatattaaATTAGATGAAAATTTTGGTGAAAAAGGTGATACTATAGCTCctgatattaatgaatcaGTTGATTTacattttatttcatttattaaaagtCCCAAAAATGGTCATTTATATGAATTGGATGGTAGAAGAACTGGACCAATTGATTTGGgtgaatcaaataatgacaataatagtagtattattaatgatccattattaattgaaaaaattcaattctataTAGATAATGCTGATGAAGCaaataagaataatttTGCAATTATGGCGATTGGTCCTTCTTTTGAATGATTAAAGGAGGAAAGGTTAAGATTGTGAATTTGAGAGAAATGGAGCTCACTTACTAGTTTATTTATGACAAAGTATAAGTTATGTAGTATATATTTATGTGTTTAAAGAAATGTAAATCACATTGTTATACATACTTGAATTTATAAGAGAAAGTTAAAGCTGgtcaaaaagaaaatgtaaAAGAACAATGAGCTTTTAAAAAGCTGACCATCATTCTTCTATATTTGTCCCTTGATATCGACCTTGTGATGTTTTGCCATCAATTCATGCATTGTCACCATTGTCTTTGGTATATCAATTTCCCGATTTCCGTTAATCAAACAATCTTTTAATCCAAGTTCAACCAAATAATTAAGACATGTTTGAGGGTCAGGAAATCTTAATTTGGTTGACACCATAAAGACAGGAAATTTACGATAACTTTGGACAATTTGATATAATGCTTCCAATCTAgctttatttaataaatgcATTCTTATGAAATTAAAGgccaattcaatttctttaatatgTTCAAACTTTTCAAGATCactgaaaaatatttcaaagtCTCCTTGTAAAATACGCAAATAAGATTTAAACAATGCATCCATCAATCTGAAAAATGGCTTTTCATAATCATACTTTCtaaaatatttgtatttcaaaaattgtaATCTGAATCGATTAATTTCACTTTGATTCCTAGTCACAATCATATATATGAATGAATAGGTCATCATTTCAACCTCACGATGCATAAATCTATCTTTATACTTTTCATTGTTTATTCTATGACGATGATATAATGGTTTTAATTGTCCTTGACATTGATTGAATTCTCCCAAATCATCATGTTTTATCGATATACGAGCATTCTTCTCATAAACATGAATTGTGAAATCATCTTTTATATGTTGCACAGTTAAATCTTGtctaattgatttcaattgatcaataatatatgaATAATCATTAGTGGTATTATATTTACTAATAACATACTTCAAACTGTTGTGTAAAACTTTAGGTGATCGAACTTCAGCTGGATTCGGTGCAGAAGTCAAACGaaagtaatttttttctaatcGATCACTTGTCCCCACTACTGCACCAGAATCCTTGCGTCGTTGTTCATAATATGTAGATAACGGTTTAAATTCAGTAATCTGAGCAAATCTTTCCGCACGAGCTCTCTTTCGTGCTTCAGAATTATACTCTTCCTGTAAATGTCGTTTTTTATTCCCATTCTGTTGAGGATTGTTCCCTGTGTCCTTGGATTTTTTGTTATCTCCCTTAAActtattattggtattcttctttttgtttttgttaacattgttgtcgttgttATTGTTACCTTGAAGTATTTTACTTGTGGCAGGTTTGCTGGTAGGATCATAAGGCCCATCTCCATTCACGTCAATGTAAAAGGAATTATTGGTGGCCagtgatttttcttttgattcGTTAGTAGATTGTGATTTccttgatttatttttagcACGGAACATTTCCAACTCCAACTTCCCTCCTCCATTTAAAATAGGAACACGTTGATTCGCccaatcattattatcgGTTAAATTTTGACTCAGTGccatttcaattatattggCCAACTGTTGTTTCCCACTAAGTTGTTTCGATTGTTTCAAATTCCCAATTCTGGCCattgaatcaatataaaatttattcaatgaTGCTGGCCAATTAGGGTCAGGATTCATAATAATTGGTGCATCAACCGGTGTGGGTATTGATGTTGGCAttggtgctggtgctggtgctggtggCACTGGCGTTCCGGTAGTACTAGGGGAGGCAGCAACTGGGGCTATTCCTACTTGAATATCGTTAGTATATGCACTGTTGTTATTAACAGAGTTGTATTGGTTGTTACCAACCATGTTTTGGTTTGAATTAATATTGTTAACCATTGGTGACGTTGCAAAATTGTTTACATTATTGAATGCTGCATGAGGTGGTTTTGGCGTCGATCTAGAAGGGACATATGCTTCTTCATTGGGatcatatttttcattatgaAACATATTACTATCATAACTTGATTCTTTTTGGTCATTTGGTTGACTCTGGTTAGTTTGAGCATATGACTCATTCTGCCCTTCGTCATCATTTTGTTCTCTTAGCCTTGGTGTACCAAGAGGAATAAGGTTTGCATTGGGaccattttcttttggttgTTTACCTTTAGTAACTTTCCCCTTGCCCTTGCCCTTACCTTTGGCCTGTCCCTTTTTGTTATCAGACGATGTATCCCCATTTGGTTTCCCATTTGCTGATCCATTCATTGCCCCACCTCTACCACCCCTAGAACCACCTTTGCTACCGCCTCTACCTCTTGAACCACCCTTTCCTCTAGATGAATTTCCCAGATTGTCATGTCCACTCATCTCTTTGTGATATCCTAGTTTTAAcgataattttaaattcagacaataaaaaaaaaaaaaaatctttcaaaaaGTAATTATTGtattaataaatgtatatgtatatacAAATAACAAAGtatatgatgatgatgttggaAAACTCTAAGAAGAAATCCCTTTCCTTCTTGTGtgtgtttctttttttttttttttatggtgaagacaagaaaaagaaacaatattttcttttgttatATTTTACACACACCACCAAGACTATCATTGTGTTAGACATTTGATGgatttgaatataattgaaCTTCAAACGTGTTTATACACTGTATAATGtggtatatatatatatgtcaACAAATAAGAGTTAAATCCTATTATTGGCTTAAATTGAGTTGTGGGTGTGCGTGTTTAATTTTATGTAAGTTTGGGGAAAACTATGTACAACTTTGGTAAAGTAGCTTGATACACGGTTTTGGTGTTACAACCGTTTTTGGAAGGAGTGAGTTTCTACGAGACAAGGTCTGTAGATGTATCATGTAGGTTTAGAATGAATCTTGAGAGCAACAAATTATGTTTTTGCATCCATTGCAAATATACGGTGGGTTCACAATTGAACCAGTCAAAAATTCGCCAAAGTTTGGTTATATAATAATCCATTCTAAACCCCAATTAATCGCATTGATGTTGCGATggaattaatttatcaatgtTGCAACTGTCTACATGttttgatgaattgtttCAGGTTTCTGTCGGTGTGGGGTCGATGGAGCGAGGAACGAGCGGAGGAGGTGGGGGGAGGccaatattttcattcgcatctttaattttgtttggtGCTGAgtaaagatttttttttttttttccctttctttttcattgttaGTTTAATATACACATACACTCCATAGATAGACTAAAAATCTTCTATTtactctttctttcttccttccttccttcctttaACTTTAATTCCCAATTCTTATATAGTATTATTTACTACTACCAAATTATCACAgaatctttattattatccaCTATATTAAACTAATTACACACATTTTTCCATTCTTTGAATTTGTATTAGTCCTGTTCattattgtttcaaatgaGATCATCCATATTCAccagtaataataatacgCCTCCACCTACGGGACCACGGCATAAAAAACCCAACTCCAATAGTAACTCCAATTCTTATAATACTACAAAAAGATTACAATCCTCAAGTCCctatataaataattcaaaaccAAATACTCCGAATTTAAACTCAAACACAACTAAAACTTTAGAATCACCTGCATCAACAACGgcacaacaacagcagcaaccTCATGCCAACTCCAAACGACATAACCCAAATCAAACATCCAACAATGGCAACAATTCATCGTGGAATTTGGACAATATGATTTCTCAATATAATAGCATAGGAGAATTGCCTCcattattatcaccaaCACTACCTGATTCATTTGGTGATATTTCGACAGAACTTGACAAAGATGAAATAGCCATTACTAAAATCAATGACTTTCCCCATAATGATAACgctaaaaaattatcagcACCTAAACCAA
This is a stretch of genomic DNA from Candida dubliniensis CD36 chromosome 1, complete sequence. It encodes these proteins:
- a CDS encoding ubiquitin carboxyl-terminal hydrolase 1, putative (Similar to C. albicans YUH1;~Similar to S. cerevisiae YUH1;~Similar to S. pombe UCH1): MTKGDSKRVIPLESNPTLFTELAYQLGLSPLLQFHDVYSLTEPDLLAMLPTPIYAIILLFPLSPNYEKYRQQQDNNSSQQNVPKYDNNNEIEWFKQTIGNGCGLYALLHILTNLPQDLIISNSKLSQLLNDLKNLSKFSINDRALIIENLEKDIKLDENFGEKGDTIAPDINESVDLHFISFIKSPKNGHLYELDGRRTGPIDLGESNNDNNSSIINDPLLIEKIQFYIDNADEANKNNFAIMAIGPSFE